In bacterium, a single genomic region encodes these proteins:
- a CDS encoding pyruvate carboxylase subunit B: MSEQGNSINNPVKIQDNTFRDGHQSLFATRMRTEDMLPLAEEMDRMGFWAMEVWGGATFDTMHRFLGEDPWERPKILKKLIKKTPFSMLLRGQNLVGYRNYPDDVARAFVEKACEVGIDVFRVFDALNDFRNFKTCVEVIKANGKHFQGSICYSLTQRRMGGEVFHLDYYLEKARRLEDMGADSICIKDMAGLISPYDAYELISGLKKTVSVPIHLHTHYTSGMASMAYLKAVEAGVDILDCCMAPFALRTSQPAVEPIVAALYGTPRDTGLDLNALLHLSARLEPIAQKYVDLLDTTRVAVIDVGVLEHQIPGGMISNLVSQLKENNNLHRLQEVYEELPSTRKELGTPPLVTPTSQIVGVQAVLNVLFGRWRMIANQVKDLCYGLYGETPTPIDPEVRKKALKGYKRGSEPFTGRPADILEPELEAVRQSLGDLARTEEDVLVAALYPTTGKEFLEKKYGLPKAVMEEPQE; the protein is encoded by the coding sequence ATGAGTGAGCAAGGCAATTCAATCAATAATCCCGTGAAGATACAGGATAACACCTTCCGCGACGGGCATCAGTCCCTTTTTGCAACTAGGATGCGTACAGAGGACATGTTGCCTTTGGCCGAAGAGATGGACCGCATGGGCTTCTGGGCCATGGAAGTGTGGGGAGGGGCCACCTTTGACACCATGCACAGATTTCTGGGGGAGGATCCCTGGGAGAGGCCCAAGATCCTAAAGAAGCTCATAAAGAAAACTCCCTTTTCCATGCTCTTGAGGGGGCAGAATCTGGTGGGGTACCGAAACTACCCTGATGATGTGGCCAGAGCCTTTGTGGAGAAGGCCTGCGAGGTGGGGATAGATGTCTTCAGGGTTTTCGATGCTCTCAATGATTTCAGGAACTTTAAGACATGTGTGGAAGTAATAAAGGCCAACGGCAAGCATTTCCAGGGGTCCATATGTTACAGTCTCACCCAGAGGCGCATGGGCGGAGAGGTCTTCCATCTGGATTACTACCTGGAGAAGGCCAGACGCCTTGAGGACATGGGAGCAGACTCCATCTGCATAAAAGACATGGCCGGTCTGATATCCCCGTATGACGCCTATGAGCTCATCAGCGGCCTGAAGAAGACGGTTTCTGTTCCCATCCATCTTCACACACACTACACTTCAGGCATGGCCAGCATGGCATACTTGAAGGCCGTAGAGGCGGGTGTGGACATACTGGACTGCTGCATGGCCCCCTTTGCACTTAGAACCTCTCAGCCGGCAGTAGAGCCCATAGTAGCAGCCCTATACGGCACCCCGAGGGACACAGGACTAGATCTCAATGCCCTTCTTCATCTGAGTGCAAGGCTGGAGCCCATAGCACAGAAATATGTGGATCTTCTGGACACCACCCGAGTGGCGGTAATAGACGTGGGGGTGCTGGAACACCAGATTCCCGGTGGAATGATCTCCAACCTGGTCAGCCAGCTCAAGGAGAACAACAACCTGCATAGGCTCCAGGAGGTGTACGAAGAACTGCCCTCAACCAGAAAAGAGCTGGGCACTCCTCCTTTGGTGACCCCCACTTCACAGATCGTGGGCGTTCAAGCTGTTCTGAATGTGCTTTTCGGAAGGTGGAGGATGATAGCCAACCAAGTCAAAGATCTTTGCTATGGGCTCTACGGAGAGACCCCCACTCCCATAGATCCGGAGGTCAGGAAAAAGGCGCTCAAGGGGTACAAGAGGGGAAGTGAACCCTTCACTGGAAGGCCAGCCGATATACTAGAGCCGGAGCTGGAGGCAGTGAGACAGAGTCTGGGGGATCTGGCTCGTACAGAGGAGGATGTGCTGGTGGCGGCGCTTTATCCCACAACCGGCAAGGAGTTCCTGGAGAAAAAGTACGGCCTGCCCAAGGCGGTGATGGAGGAACCTCAGGAGTGA